In one Sphingobacterium daejeonense genomic region, the following are encoded:
- a CDS encoding GIY-YIG nuclease family protein: MQKKVIYKITYPNGKIYIGKDLTNTLNYFGSANSRLIAADFTEEQMMDFTIRKQILWESYTDDIKEVNKVEVELIRKYQSNNPEIGYNLWPKFFPNTLIK; the protein is encoded by the coding sequence ATGCAGAAGAAAGTTATATATAAAATCACTTATCCCAATGGGAAAATTTACATCGGAAAAGACCTAACCAACACTTTAAATTATTTCGGAAGTGCTAACAGCAGATTGATTGCTGCTGATTTCACAGAGGAACAAATGATGGATTTTACCATAAGAAAGCAAATATTGTGGGAGTCCTACACGGATGACATTAAAGAGGTCAATAAGGTTGAGGTAGAACTAATTAGAAAATATCAATCAAATAATCCTGAAATTGGCTACAATCTTTGGCCAAAATTCTTTCCAAATACCCTTATCAAATAA
- a CDS encoding HNH endonuclease → MKLTKQQRQALKEKYNGRCAYCGDLLGERWHADHIEPIVRNWWNGTCQHPERHTLENFNPSCPSCNIVKSSMSLDNFRKIIGGFITSLNRDSTQYKFAKRYGLLEEKDVEVRFYFESIS, encoded by the coding sequence ATGAAACTAACAAAGCAACAACGTCAAGCCCTCAAAGAAAAATACAATGGTCGCTGCGCTTATTGTGGCGACCTATTGGGCGAACGTTGGCACGCCGACCATATAGAACCGATCGTTAGAAATTGGTGGAATGGAACGTGCCAACATCCCGAAAGGCATACATTAGAAAACTTCAATCCCTCTTGTCCATCTTGCAACATCGTCAAGTCAAGCATGTCATTGGATAACTTCCGTAAAATCATAGGAGGGTTCATTACCTCACTGAATAGGGATAGCACACAATACAAATTTGCAAAGCGATATGGTTTACTTGAAGAAAAGGATGTGGAAGTAAGGTTTTATTTCGAATCAATTTCATAA
- a CDS encoding glycoside hydrolase family 30 protein encodes MGIRLPGGSAELIDNMSEGPKSALLNNLFGFTQAGQNKINVIRIAIGSEDLSRNAYTLNDNPPGGIDLAQNNFSLSKDDRKIRVLKRILQINPNIKIIATPWSAPAWMKDNNNLQGGRLKTDSNNGNQIYYESYAIYFRKYVEAMKNQHGIQIWAVTPQNEPQSGNHLPSMIMYDFEHINFIQYHLYNKLSSLSNRPLIIAYDHNPGFESATGMTGVNYVRNLLNNNDLFNKIEGVAWHLYSGSINDLSTIHNEFKDKRNPPIGTFFTEQWLQRKSYFDNGDFMWHINNITIDALNNFSRTVLEWNLASNPNTDIRTSNTPGVACQDCMGAVTIDGSSNYSFNVSYYSIAHVSRFLGDGAQRLFPKPHSVGNIKYAAFVNDKSPYARIMLIANDNDQAKNLNLKYIDYDGNVKYAAITVPAKSAQTYVWKQN; translated from the coding sequence TTGGGTATACGCTTACCGGGGGGTAGCGCTGAACTCATAGATAATATGTCCGAAGGCCCCAAAAGTGCATTGTTAAATAATCTATTTGGATTTACACAAGCAGGTCAAAATAAAATTAATGTTATACGCATAGCTATTGGATCTGAAGACCTATCTAGAAATGCCTATACCTTAAATGATAATCCTCCTGGAGGTATAGATCTTGCTCAAAATAATTTCAGTTTATCGAAAGATGATAGAAAAATTCGAGTATTGAAAAGAATATTACAAATTAATCCTAATATCAAAATAATTGCAACTCCATGGTCTGCACCTGCATGGATGAAGGACAATAATAACCTACAAGGTGGCCGTCTAAAGACTGACTCAAATAATGGTAACCAAATTTATTATGAATCCTATGCAATCTATTTCAGGAAGTACGTTGAAGCTATGAAAAATCAACATGGGATCCAAATTTGGGCTGTCACACCCCAAAATGAACCGCAGAGCGGCAATCATTTACCTAGTATGATCATGTATGATTTTGAGCACATCAACTTTATTCAATACCATTTATACAACAAGTTAAGTTCGCTATCTAATAGACCCCTTATCATAGCATATGATCACAACCCTGGATTCGAGTCTGCTACGGGAATGACAGGTGTAAATTATGTTCGTAACTTATTAAATAATAACGATTTATTCAATAAAATTGAAGGGGTTGCATGGCATTTGTATTCCGGCAGTATAAATGATTTATCCACGATTCATAATGAATTCAAAGATAAAAGAAACCCTCCTATCGGTACTTTCTTTACGGAACAATGGTTACAGAGAAAAAGTTATTTTGATAATGGAGATTTCATGTGGCATATAAATAATATAACGATTGATGCACTCAATAATTTTAGTAGAACTGTTCTGGAGTGGAATCTCGCAAGTAATCCTAATACAGATATCCGTACATCGAATACTCCAGGTGTTGCTTGTCAAGACTGTATGGGTGCTGTTACCATAGACGGTTCATCAAATTATTCATTTAATGTTTCTTATTACAGTATTGCGCACGTATCACGATTTCTTGGCGATGGTGCCCAAAGATTATTTCCCAAACCGCATTCAGTTGGAAATATTAAATATGCAGCCTTTGTCAATGATAAATCTCCATATGCACGAATTATGTTGATAGCTAATGATAATGATCAAGCAAAGAATTTAAATTTAAAATATATTGATTACGACGGTAATGTAAAGTATGCAGCTATAACAGTCCCAGCAAAATCAGCACAAACTTACGTTTGGAAACAAAATTAA
- a CDS encoding NUDIX domain-containing protein — MKLPLKWEFPGGKFEEGERLEDCLIREIQ; from the coding sequence ATGAAGCTTCCATTGAAGTGGGAGTTTCCAGGAGGAAAGTTTGAAGAGGGAGAAAGGCTGGAAGATTGTCTGATTCGTGAAATTCAGTAG
- a CDS encoding DUF3427 domain-containing protein, protein MELGIYESLITTSLKQKLRGLETNKYFIADDKKLDAEEASQYLGRHLSEVILSALNLIKGDKNGLSLVEKQIEITNKIMLFLAKEIEAYDFNEDLLDAQGHILEGIFDKLNSDYVDLKLHLSEIMPSTRLTQSELFTGGNVGISLESELKKEIRSADRVDLLVSFIKWKAIVILKEALEEFTNRGGKLRVITTTYMGATDAKAIEDLSKLPNTEIKISYNTSNERLHAKAYLFYRNTGYHTGYIGSSNFSRSALTDGLEWNVKVTTKEIPHIIDKFKKTFESYWATSEFECYHTGDYPKLSKALKDNNLGKKSTEITTFFNLKPYHYQLEILEKLKVERQVHGSNRNLVVAATGTGKTMLAAFDFKDFKSTQPNAKILFLAHRIEILQQAMKTFSQVLLNHNFGELMGNGHVPGQKNAVFATIQTFNNLDLASFCSRTYYDYIVIDEVHHVQADSYQKVIKYFQPQLLLGLTATPERMDGEDILIDFNDRIAAEIRLPDALNNKLLCPFQYFGVTDSIDYSRIKWDKGRYNNEELTNILTASDIRVRDIIENLNKYTKDPLSVSCIGFCASKGHAVYMAEKFNLAGYKSAWLNADNSSSRHDVLDAFKKKELQYLFVVDMFNEGVDIPLIDTVLFLRPTESLTIFLQQLGRGLRLHEGKDVLTVLDFVGQAREEYDFENKFRALIGKTNTTVAHEIERDFPNLPLGSSIVLERKAKEYILENIRRATKLDKRQLIKRLINYKNHTESPLTLKNFLKIYNLTLADIYKNNSFYELKAGAFKSSINSYNAEKYKSMLSKKWIVTESLTYFKFILKLAENQFNITRLRLTGQEQIFVLMFYYDFYQTQNLGGSLEEAIREIGKNKVLVAEILEFIEVKIDQLFFEEIPCLMPANFPLAIHARYTREQILVALDLSTYEKQSSNREGVALNKDTNTEALFINLKKSEEDFSPTTMYDDYAINETLFHWQSQNQTSANSEKGRSYIEQVERGKNILLFVRESKQDANKFTQGYVFLGPANFVEHEGSKPMSIKWALREPIPNYIWKESAKMLVG, encoded by the coding sequence ATGGAACTAGGGATATATGAGTCTTTGATTACGACTTCTTTGAAACAGAAGTTGAGAGGTTTGGAAACTAATAAATATTTTATTGCTGACGATAAAAAATTGGATGCGGAGGAAGCTAGTCAGTACCTTGGTCGGCATTTAAGTGAGGTTATTCTATCAGCCCTGAATCTTATTAAAGGAGATAAGAATGGGCTTTCTTTAGTGGAAAAACAGATCGAAATCACGAATAAAATCATGTTGTTTCTTGCAAAAGAAATTGAAGCCTATGATTTTAATGAAGATTTGTTAGATGCTCAAGGACATATTTTGGAAGGCATTTTTGATAAGTTAAATAGTGATTATGTTGACTTGAAATTACATTTGTCGGAGATTATGCCTAGTACGCGCTTGACACAAAGTGAGTTATTCACTGGTGGGAATGTAGGTATTTCACTTGAATCCGAGCTAAAAAAGGAAATTCGTTCAGCAGATCGTGTTGATTTGCTGGTTTCATTCATTAAATGGAAGGCTATTGTCATCCTTAAAGAAGCTTTAGAAGAATTCACAAATCGAGGAGGTAAACTTCGCGTAATTACCACAACCTATATGGGTGCAACTGATGCAAAGGCCATAGAAGATTTGAGTAAATTGCCTAATACTGAAATTAAAATTTCCTACAATACTTCTAATGAGCGTTTACATGCTAAAGCTTATCTGTTTTACAGGAATACAGGGTATCATACGGGCTATATTGGCTCTTCTAATTTCTCTAGATCAGCTTTAACTGATGGCCTGGAATGGAATGTAAAAGTAACCACCAAGGAAATTCCTCATATTATTGATAAGTTCAAGAAGACTTTTGAATCTTATTGGGCTACTTCAGAGTTTGAGTGTTATCATACCGGAGATTATCCTAAGTTATCTAAAGCTTTAAAAGATAATAATCTTGGTAAAAAGTCTACGGAAATAACAACTTTTTTTAACTTAAAACCCTATCACTATCAGTTAGAGATTTTAGAAAAATTAAAAGTTGAGCGTCAAGTGCATGGGTCAAATCGCAATTTGGTAGTAGCGGCTACTGGTACCGGTAAAACTATGTTAGCAGCATTTGATTTTAAGGATTTTAAATCAACACAACCTAATGCAAAGATTCTATTTTTAGCACATAGAATTGAGATTTTGCAACAGGCAATGAAGACTTTTAGTCAAGTTTTGTTGAATCATAACTTTGGCGAATTAATGGGGAATGGTCATGTGCCAGGACAAAAAAATGCTGTTTTCGCTACGATACAGACCTTTAATAATTTGGATTTAGCATCATTTTGTAGTCGTACCTATTACGATTATATTGTGATAGATGAGGTGCACCATGTACAAGCAGATTCTTATCAAAAAGTCATTAAATATTTTCAGCCTCAGTTATTATTAGGTTTAACCGCTACTCCAGAGCGTATGGATGGAGAGGATATTTTAATAGACTTCAATGATAGAATTGCTGCTGAAATCAGGTTGCCAGATGCTTTGAATAATAAATTACTATGTCCTTTTCAATATTTTGGAGTAACAGATTCTATAGATTATTCAAGAATTAAATGGGACAAGGGGCGTTATAACAATGAAGAATTAACGAATATTCTAACCGCTAGCGATATACGTGTACGAGATATCATTGAAAACTTAAATAAGTATACAAAAGATCCTCTCTCGGTATCCTGTATAGGTTTCTGTGCAAGTAAGGGTCATGCCGTATATATGGCTGAAAAATTCAATCTAGCAGGTTATAAGTCTGCTTGGTTAAATGCTGATAATTCAAGTAGTAGACATGATGTTTTGGATGCTTTTAAAAAGAAAGAACTTCAGTATTTATTCGTAGTCGATATGTTTAATGAGGGAGTTGATATTCCTCTAATTGATACGGTGTTATTCTTGAGACCCACTGAGAGTTTGACTATTTTTCTTCAGCAACTGGGACGTGGACTGCGATTACACGAGGGAAAAGATGTATTAACAGTATTAGATTTTGTAGGTCAGGCTAGAGAAGAGTATGACTTTGAAAATAAGTTCAGGGCATTAATTGGCAAGACGAATACAACAGTAGCGCATGAGATAGAACGCGATTTTCCTAATCTTCCATTAGGTTCATCCATCGTTTTAGAAAGAAAAGCTAAAGAATATATTTTAGAGAATATACGTAGAGCTACTAAGCTCGATAAACGACAGTTGATTAAAAGGCTAATCAATTATAAAAATCATACAGAATCTCCTCTGACATTAAAGAATTTTTTAAAGATATATAATCTAACTCTAGCGGATATCTATAAAAATAATAGCTTCTATGAGTTGAAAGCGGGGGCTTTTAAAAGTTCGATTAATTCTTATAATGCTGAAAAATACAAAAGCATGTTATCAAAGAAGTGGATAGTAACGGAATCTTTGACATACTTTAAGTTTATTTTAAAATTAGCTGAGAACCAATTCAATATCACTAGATTGAGGCTGACAGGGCAAGAGCAGATTTTTGTCTTAATGTTTTATTACGATTTTTATCAAACGCAAAATTTAGGTGGATCTTTGGAAGAGGCAATTCGTGAGATTGGAAAGAATAAAGTTTTGGTAGCGGAAATACTTGAATTTATTGAGGTTAAAATAGATCAATTGTTCTTTGAAGAAATACCTTGTTTAATGCCTGCCAATTTTCCGTTGGCTATTCATGCAAGATACACGCGTGAGCAAATATTAGTTGCCTTAGACTTATCAACTTACGAAAAGCAAAGTTCCAATCGTGAAGGAGTCGCCTTAAATAAGGATACGAATACCGAAGCGCTTTTTATAAACTTAAAGAAAAGCGAAGAAGATTTTTCACCTACAACGATGTATGACGATTATGCTATAAATGAAACCTTATTTCATTGGCAATCACAGAATCAAACCTCAGCAAACTCTGAAAAAGGAAGGTCTTATATTGAACAAGTAGAAAGAGGTAAGAACATTTTACTTTTTGTTCGTGAATCAAAGCAAGATGCCAATAAATTTACACAAGGTTATGTATTTCTAGGACCAGCAAATTTTGTTGAGCATGAAGGTTCAAAACCTATGTCTATCAAGTGGGCGCTAAGAGAACCCATCCCTAACTATATTTGGAAAGAAAGTGCAAAGATGTTGGTGGGGTAA
- the arr gene encoding NAD(+)--rifampin ADP-ribosyltransferase, with product METNQPSSEKPKHNPFAQTFFHGTKADLKIGDYIFPGHDCNYMENRKLKHVYVSSTLTAAIWAAELALGEGKQRIYLVEATADIEDDPNVTDKKFPGNPTMSYRSTEPFRIIGEVGQWQPHSEEEIKIMRDGLNKLKDQGHNLILD from the coding sequence ATGGAAACAAATCAACCATCTTCAGAAAAACCTAAGCATAATCCATTCGCTCAAACCTTCTTCCATGGAACGAAAGCAGACCTCAAAATTGGAGATTATATTTTCCCAGGCCATGACTGCAATTATATGGAAAACAGAAAATTAAAACATGTTTATGTGTCATCCACATTAACAGCAGCAATATGGGCAGCAGAATTGGCGTTAGGAGAGGGGAAACAACGAATCTACCTCGTTGAAGCAACCGCTGATATCGAAGACGACCCAAATGTCACCGATAAGAAATTCCCCGGAAACCCAACCATGTCATACCGCTCAACAGAACCATTCAGAATTATTGGCGAAGTAGGGCAGTGGCAGCCACATTCCGAAGAGGAAATAAAAATTATGAGAGATGGTTTAAATAAGTTAAAAGATCAAGGACATAATTTGATTTTGGATTGA
- the lspA gene encoding signal peptidase II, whose product MMKRWLSIVICLLLLMLNISCDQITKDLVRKSVSENERISLIGKHLTLTKVENSGAFLSIGQEWNDIARNFFLIILPSIILLSGLIFIFKSRKINKWILIGASFVIGGGIGNMIDRILHGSVTDFLHLKIGSFQTGIFNMADVSIMIGMAFLIYTSLLRRRDNSENYYT is encoded by the coding sequence ATGATGAAACGCTGGTTGAGTATTGTGATATGTTTGCTGCTTCTGATGCTGAATATCAGCTGTGATCAGATAACAAAGGATTTGGTAAGAAAATCAGTGTCAGAAAATGAAAGAATAAGCTTGATAGGAAAGCATCTGACGCTAACTAAAGTAGAAAATTCAGGAGCTTTTTTAAGTATTGGACAGGAATGGAATGATATTGCTAGGAATTTTTTTCTGATTATTTTGCCATCAATTATTCTATTGTCTGGACTGATATTCATCTTTAAATCCAGAAAAATAAATAAATGGATTTTGATAGGAGCAAGTTTTGTTATCGGAGGTGGAATAGGGAATATGATCGATCGAATATTACATGGTTCGGTAACCGATTTTCTGCATTTAAAGATTGGCAGTTTTCAAACCGGAATTTTCAATATGGCAGATGTGTCCATTATGATCGGAATGGCCTTTTTGATCTATACCTCTTTGTTAAGAAGAAGGGATAATTCTGAAAATTATTATACCTAA
- a CDS encoding TlpA family protein disulfide reductase — protein MKLNVILFFLIILITKQVSAQEVTVKGIIKNLPDSVGFINFSTKEGYHYMKINNGKFEFKVHAGSGKDKLYHAYFVLTKSEFPTLLNLQDALFDRSEVSWEKDPIAILIDSNQMELEIDAKEKLALIKGSQINKQNSEMQKLSREKRKIYEQKILPQEEVAKWGLAENLKIAQKYPSSLLTINYVNNLLKDPFMGAGLQQLTHGSLDTINNLIAEIKTHQLPDGSLEELLKNQELVNNRYQLKDGIPFPDIRMSTLKNEEINIKDVLNQADYIVVDFWATWCKPCLAQHPEYERIALESKKNIKFIGISVDKQVDTWSAHLNNHPLKYDNFWFGDDTSNTLRDSLGLNSFPTYMIIESKSGKVIRTGFNIDKMEEVLATME, from the coding sequence ATGAAGTTAAATGTTATTCTCTTTTTTCTAATTATTTTAATTACAAAACAGGTCAGTGCACAAGAAGTAACTGTAAAAGGAATCATTAAAAATTTACCGGACAGTGTTGGTTTTATAAATTTTTCTACCAAGGAAGGCTATCATTATATGAAGATCAACAATGGGAAATTTGAGTTTAAGGTCCATGCTGGATCTGGGAAAGATAAATTGTATCATGCCTATTTTGTTCTCACTAAATCTGAATTCCCAACCTTACTGAATTTGCAAGATGCACTATTTGATAGGAGTGAGGTTTCATGGGAAAAGGATCCAATAGCAATATTAATCGACTCCAATCAAATGGAATTAGAAATAGATGCTAAAGAAAAGTTAGCCCTGATTAAAGGAAGCCAAATCAATAAACAAAACTCCGAAATGCAAAAGTTATCTCGAGAGAAACGCAAAATCTATGAACAAAAAATCCTCCCTCAGGAAGAAGTTGCCAAATGGGGATTGGCAGAAAACCTGAAAATTGCGCAGAAATACCCTAGTTCCTTGCTTACTATAAACTACGTGAACAATCTTTTAAAAGATCCCTTTATGGGAGCCGGTCTACAACAACTAACGCATGGAAGCTTAGATACCATCAATAACCTGATTGCAGAAATAAAAACTCATCAACTGCCTGATGGAAGTCTAGAAGAATTGCTCAAAAATCAAGAATTGGTAAACAACAGGTATCAACTTAAGGATGGAATTCCGTTTCCAGATATTAGGATGAGCACTTTAAAGAATGAAGAAATCAATATAAAAGATGTATTGAATCAAGCAGATTATATAGTAGTAGACTTTTGGGCAACTTGGTGTAAGCCTTGTTTGGCTCAACATCCTGAATATGAAAGAATAGCCCTTGAAAGTAAAAAGAACATTAAGTTTATTGGAATATCTGTAGATAAACAGGTGGACACTTGGTCTGCGCACTTAAATAATCATCCTTTAAAGTATGATAACTTTTGGTTTGGAGATGATACTTCCAATACACTTAGGGATTCCTTGGGATTAAATAGTTTCCCAACGTATATGATTATTGAAAGTAAGTCCGGAAAAGTAATTCGCACCGGATTTAATATCGACAAAATGGAAGAAGTATTGGCGACAATGGAGTAA
- a CDS encoding YciE/YciF ferroxidase family protein, translating into MATTTKETKVKAKSDAAKDLQDLFEDGLKDIYWAEKELVKALPKMEKNATSPKLKAAIQGHLEETKEHVSRLEDVFKSIGVKAKAEKCDAMAGLLEEGKGIMEETEPGAVRDAGIIAAAQKVEHYEIATYGTLAAFAKVLEHKDALKTLLKTLDEEKACDEKLTSIADTNLNSKAE; encoded by the coding sequence ATGGCTACAACAACAAAAGAGACAAAAGTAAAAGCAAAATCGGATGCAGCAAAAGATCTGCAGGATTTATTTGAAGATGGTTTAAAGGACATCTACTGGGCAGAGAAAGAACTTGTAAAGGCATTGCCTAAAATGGAGAAAAATGCTACTTCTCCAAAATTGAAGGCTGCCATACAGGGACATCTTGAGGAAACCAAGGAACATGTCAGCAGATTGGAAGATGTTTTTAAATCCATTGGCGTAAAAGCAAAGGCTGAAAAATGCGATGCTATGGCAGGATTGTTAGAGGAAGGAAAGGGCATAATGGAAGAAACAGAGCCAGGAGCAGTACGTGATGCTGGTATTATCGCAGCAGCTCAAAAAGTAGAACATTACGAAATAGCTACTTATGGTACACTTGCTGCATTTGCAAAAGTATTGGAGCATAAAGATGCACTAAAAACTCTATTAAAAACCTTGGATGAGGAGAAAGCATGTGATGAAAAATTAACATCCATTGCTGATACAAACTTAAATTCCAAAGCGGAATAA